From Ochotona princeps isolate mOchPri1 chromosome X, mOchPri1.hap1, whole genome shotgun sequence, one genomic window encodes:
- the KANTR gene encoding KDM5C adjacent transcript, translating into MSPFSLLILVICAFSLFFLINLTRGLSILLVFSKNQLLALLLLSIVSLFSISLISALIFFDLLPSTFFGFILLFFF; encoded by the coding sequence ATGTCTCCTTTCTCATTGCTAATATTGGTTATTTGtgccttttcactttttttcttgatCAATCTCACCAGAGGTTTGTCTATTTTATtagtcttttcaaaaaaccaacttttagCTTTGTTGCTTCTGTCTATTGTGTCTTTGTTTTCTATCTCTTTAATTTCTGCTCTTATCTTTTTTGATCTCCTTCCTTCTACTTTTTTTGGGTTTATTCTGTTgttctttttctaa